The window CTTGCAAACAGTGATAAATACAATATATGAAGGAGCTTTGATTGTTTGCGAAGATATACAAGCATTAGATGTTTTTGAGATAGACACTATTGAGGTAATTATCTCAAACCCACATCACAAGCATATTGAGGATGATCGGGTttacttgataattttttttttaaagtcagtcatgaaggactattcaattagggagaagtttcaaacgcacagtaaaaggtcaagtaagaaaacgtacgtacattctatatcactttgattttgtttaatattactttggatatgtattttgaatgtattaAATCATGTTTGATGCAGTTATATATtgttttgcaaatcaagaaactgTGAGCTCTTAATGCATGCATCAGACATGGGAGACACTGGAATGTTTGGAATTAGAAGATTCATACCTGAACATACTTGCCCAGTGAAGGACAAAATCTATC of the Capsicum annuum cultivar UCD-10X-F1 chromosome 11, UCD10Xv1.1, whole genome shotgun sequence genome contains:
- the LOC107848342 gene encoding uncharacterized protein LOC107848342 isoform X1, which translates into the protein MGLKIFILQKKMIQNMNCLLLYISILEKVIGNNLASSSICVAERGINCNNLQTVINTIYEGALIVCEDIQALDVFEIDTIESVMKDYSIREKFQTHSKRSSKKTYILFCKSRNCELLMHASDMGDTGMFGIRRFIPEHTCPVKDKIYPKVHATSMLIAGMVKQKFKNHK
- the LOC107848342 gene encoding uncharacterized protein LOC107848342 isoform X2, translating into MIQNMNCLLLYISILEKVIGNNLASSSICVAERGINCNNLQTVINTIYEGALIVCEDIQALDVFEIDTIESVMKDYSIREKFQTHSKRSSKKTYILFCKSRNCELLMHASDMGDTGMFGIRRFIPEHTCPVKDKIYPKVHATSMLIAGMVKQKFKNHK